A window from Streptomyces sp. NBC_00335 encodes these proteins:
- a CDS encoding lipopolysaccharide biosynthesis protein, giving the protein MADTADQKKSTHRRRVRLLPPPAWWPLPAAALLGLAAGGAYGVLKAPEYAATSYVVAVPDDTTEPATALGFAQAYARIATSSSTLAYAQPRAGIGVQKLRTQVRAETSPESPMIAITGTAKSAGEAADIANAVADALSLSSNQAAKNTGVQLLLFNQAVAPSAPASASPALSGAVGLCAGGLLGGLWLLARPTAARRRGEGPVGGLVEETPAETVEEYASLPAQGEPAAAKEKESVR; this is encoded by the coding sequence ATGGCGGACACCGCCGACCAGAAGAAGTCCACCCACCGGCGCCGGGTACGGCTGCTGCCGCCGCCCGCGTGGTGGCCGCTGCCCGCCGCCGCGCTGCTGGGGCTCGCCGCCGGCGGGGCGTACGGGGTGCTCAAGGCGCCCGAGTACGCCGCCACCAGTTACGTCGTCGCGGTTCCCGACGACACCACCGAGCCGGCCACCGCCCTCGGCTTCGCCCAGGCCTACGCCCGCATCGCCACCAGCAGTTCGACCCTCGCCTACGCCCAGCCCCGCGCGGGCATCGGCGTGCAGAAGCTGCGGACCCAGGTCCGCGCCGAGACCTCTCCCGAGTCCCCGATGATCGCCATCACCGGGACCGCGAAGAGCGCCGGCGAGGCGGCCGACATCGCCAACGCCGTGGCCGACGCCCTCTCGCTGAGCAGCAACCAGGCCGCCAAGAACACCGGCGTGCAGCTGCTCCTCTTCAACCAGGCCGTCGCGCCCAGCGCCCCCGCCTCCGCGTCCCCCGCCCTCAGCGGGGCCGTCGGCCTGTGCGCCGGCGGGCTGCTGGGCGGGCTGTGGCTGCTGGCCCGGCCGACGGCCGCCCGGCGGCGCGGCGAGGGTCCCGTCGGGGGGCTCGTCGAGGAGACCCCCGCGGAGACCGTCGAGGAGTACGCCTCGCTGCCCGCGCAGGGTGAGCCGGCCGCGGCCAAGGAGAAGGAGTCGGTGCGATGA
- a CDS encoding GNAT family N-acetyltransferase, whose product MTTGSAGALSVTLCRDPRQFAALEEPWNRLARACPTATPFQSHAWLHSWWLSYGKDGRLRIVLVRRGEELVGAAALMLVHRPLPLLVPLGGGITDYFDVLVAAECADQVVPALANGLHRAARGAVVDLREVRPGAAAEAVYAAWPGIGSKLTDSTCMELPAMPFDELVKRMPSSGAQRVRAKLRKTDAAGIEEHEVTEQEVPRAVRTLLRLHEKQWRGRGVTPEHLKPRFAEHLTRATRRMVRAGEGRLAEFRLDGKVVAANLTLLSGALSGGYLYGADPDLRDRKVDVATLLLRYETTRALAEGRPVVSFLRGNEPYKNHWRPRTVVNQRFLMATAALAPLLRLHESQVTGRERAVDVLREALPAARDWRARLNELRVR is encoded by the coding sequence ATGACCACCGGCTCCGCCGGGGCCCTGTCGGTGACGCTGTGCCGCGATCCCCGGCAGTTCGCCGCGCTGGAGGAGCCGTGGAACCGGCTCGCCCGCGCCTGTCCCACCGCCACCCCGTTCCAGAGCCACGCCTGGCTGCACTCCTGGTGGCTGTCCTACGGCAAGGACGGCCGGCTCCGCATCGTCCTGGTGCGGCGCGGGGAGGAGCTGGTCGGTGCGGCCGCGCTGATGCTCGTACACCGGCCGCTGCCGCTGCTCGTGCCCCTCGGCGGGGGCATCACCGACTACTTCGACGTGCTCGTGGCCGCGGAGTGCGCCGACCAGGTCGTCCCGGCCCTGGCCAACGGCCTGCACCGGGCCGCCCGGGGCGCCGTCGTGGACCTGCGCGAGGTGCGGCCCGGGGCCGCCGCGGAGGCCGTGTACGCGGCCTGGCCCGGGATCGGCAGCAAGCTCACCGATTCCACGTGCATGGAGCTGCCGGCCATGCCCTTCGACGAGCTGGTCAAGCGGATGCCCTCCTCCGGCGCCCAGCGGGTGCGGGCCAAGCTCCGCAAGACCGACGCGGCCGGGATCGAGGAGCACGAGGTCACCGAGCAGGAAGTGCCCCGAGCGGTACGGACCCTGCTGCGGCTGCACGAGAAGCAGTGGCGGGGCCGCGGGGTGACCCCCGAACACCTCAAGCCCCGCTTCGCCGAACACCTGACCCGGGCCACGCGGCGGATGGTGCGCGCGGGGGAGGGGCGGCTGGCCGAGTTCCGGCTCGACGGGAAGGTGGTGGCAGCCAACCTCACCCTGCTCTCGGGCGCGCTCAGCGGCGGCTACCTCTACGGCGCCGATCCCGACCTGCGGGACCGGAAGGTGGACGTGGCCACCCTGCTGCTGCGCTACGAGACCACCCGGGCGCTCGCCGAAGGCCGCCCGGTGGTGAGCTTCCTGCGCGGCAACGAACCGTACAAGAACCACTGGCGGCCGCGGACGGTGGTCAACCAGCGCTTCCTGATGGCCACGGCCGCGCTCGCGCCCCTGCTGCGACTGCACGAGTCGCAGGTGACGGGGCGCGAGCGGGCGGTGGACGTACTGCGGGAGGCGTTGCCGGCCGCCAGGGACTGGCGGGCGCGGCTCAACGAACTGCGGGTCCGATGA
- a CDS encoding glycoside hydrolase family 26 protein has protein sequence MPRPRRRLASTCIGTVTAGLLATGAALAAPEEQSTGSDIAMGAYLDYGPPGVARIPFLSNWLGGKEIRVGHTYLPGDQWAGIEGNVSFLDDWAQWRRQRDDRLFVLNVPMQARNEDRVPDREVAQLIRAGAEGQYDRHFKKLAERLVALGVPDTVIVLGWEMNGVTYTHRCGPDPENWKAYWKRVVNTMRSVPGQKFKFDFTPNRGTDAIGWTKCYPGDDVVDIVGMDSYDQGPGRNFDEQISQPYGLQQHVDFARAHGKEISYPEWGLFRNGDNPEYMRRMLQWIQKQKPMYHTITDYCPHGVWQCKQNPASAKVFRDALTPERPDPVIPTPVVPTPVVPTPVVPTPVVPTPQVPTPEIPTPVVTPPVVVPSPEVPSPSPVEPSPAVPSPVAPSPVAPSPVEPSPAEPSPVLPSPVVPTPSPVVPSPVEPSPVVPSPAEPSPAEPSPVVPSPVEPSPLVPSPQVSPVVPEVPSPSPSPVVPKPDPVVPSPVPKPTTPPVPPVPPVPSVPPVNTTEWCVPINFGEWLSKLVGKQSVCVKVDWGKESGFWPF, from the coding sequence ATGCCCAGACCACGCCGCCGACTGGCGAGCACCTGCATCGGAACGGTGACGGCCGGACTGCTCGCCACCGGGGCCGCCCTCGCGGCACCCGAGGAGCAGAGCACCGGATCCGACATCGCCATGGGCGCCTACCTCGACTACGGGCCGCCCGGAGTGGCGCGCATCCCGTTCCTGTCGAACTGGCTCGGCGGCAAGGAGATCCGGGTCGGGCACACCTATCTGCCCGGTGACCAGTGGGCCGGCATCGAGGGCAACGTCAGCTTCCTCGACGACTGGGCGCAGTGGCGGCGCCAGCGGGACGACCGGCTGTTCGTCCTCAACGTGCCCATGCAGGCGCGGAACGAGGACCGGGTCCCCGACCGCGAGGTGGCCCAGCTGATCCGGGCGGGCGCGGAAGGCCAGTACGACCGGCACTTCAAGAAGCTCGCCGAACGACTGGTGGCGCTGGGCGTCCCGGACACGGTGATCGTGCTCGGCTGGGAGATGAACGGGGTCACGTACACCCACCGCTGCGGACCCGACCCGGAGAACTGGAAGGCGTACTGGAAGCGCGTCGTCAACACGATGCGCTCCGTCCCCGGCCAGAAGTTCAAGTTCGATTTCACCCCGAACCGCGGCACGGACGCGATCGGCTGGACCAAGTGCTACCCGGGCGACGACGTGGTCGACATCGTCGGGATGGACTCGTACGACCAGGGTCCCGGCCGGAACTTCGACGAGCAGATCAGCCAGCCGTACGGGCTCCAGCAGCACGTCGACTTCGCCCGAGCACACGGCAAAGAGATCTCGTACCCGGAGTGGGGACTGTTCCGCAACGGGGACAACCCGGAGTACATGCGGCGCATGCTGCAGTGGATCCAGAAGCAGAAGCCGATGTACCACACCATCACCGACTACTGCCCGCACGGCGTCTGGCAGTGCAAGCAGAACCCGGCCTCGGCGAAGGTCTTCCGCGACGCACTGACCCCGGAGCGGCCCGACCCGGTGATCCCGACCCCGGTCGTCCCGACCCCGGTCGTCCCGACCCCCGTGGTGCCCACGCCGGTCGTCCCGACCCCGCAGGTCCCCACGCCGGAGATCCCGACGCCGGTCGTCACCCCGCCGGTCGTGGTCCCCAGCCCGGAGGTCCCGAGCCCGAGCCCCGTCGAGCCCAGCCCGGCGGTCCCGAGCCCGGTCGCCCCGAGCCCGGTCGCCCCGAGCCCCGTGGAGCCCAGCCCGGCCGAGCCCAGCCCCGTCCTCCCGAGCCCGGTCGTCCCGACGCCCTCGCCCGTGGTCCCGAGCCCGGTCGAGCCCAGCCCGGTGGTCCCGAGCCCGGCCGAGCCCAGCCCGGCCGAGCCCAGCCCGGTCGTCCCGAGCCCCGTCGAGCCGAGCCCGCTGGTCCCGTCCCCCCAGGTCAGCCCGGTCGTCCCGGAGGTCCCGAGCCCGAGCCCCAGTCCGGTCGTGCCCAAGCCGGATCCCGTGGTGCCTTCGCCGGTGCCCAAGCCGACGACCCCGCCCGTACCGCCCGTACCGCCCGTGCCGTCCGTACCGCCCGTCAACACCACGGAGTGGTGCGTGCCGATCAACTTCGGCGAGTGGCTCTCCAAGCTCGTCGGCAAGCAGTCCGTCTGCGTCAAGGTCGACTGGGGCAAGGAGTCCGGCTTCTGGCCCTTCTAG
- a CDS encoding carboxylate--amine ligase yields MGRSRYLRAVHPGPSGGVDPEAPEALLECLTGVSERIGRPAVLIAMDDLSAIAVSRVGPMLTDRFRIPHQPDDLPARVADKAELSRLCARWDVPHPETVIPASGAEAAEAAWRLGLPVIAKWSRPWLLPQGTGLRSTTLLHAAAEARRLYERSAEAGSRLLLQRFLPAGPDTDWFFHGAFARGGRPLITGSGRKELSWPVRTGLTAVGRWLPDPAVEEAGLRLAERLGYQGILDLDFRRDERGVFRLVDFNPRPGAQFRLFTDAGGLDVVQAMYLDLTGQRVPEPSGGPGRVFVAENYALLAAVRGRSLPRRPPAPPAGGGAGTGAAPGRSVRTAAAAPARRGRERGRVEAAWFAADDPMPFLAMLAAFLGRGAVKGLRVLRGVPAQGRRTARAVVRAPRQRGREVPPPAAAGTSGATGPRSAPPEAPAEPDELVTR; encoded by the coding sequence ATGGGGCGTTCGCGCTACCTGCGCGCCGTGCACCCCGGGCCCTCGGGCGGCGTCGACCCCGAGGCGCCCGAGGCGCTGCTGGAGTGCCTGACCGGGGTCTCCGAGCGGATCGGCCGCCCGGCGGTGCTCATCGCCATGGACGACCTGAGCGCGATCGCGGTGTCCCGGGTCGGGCCGATGCTGACGGATCGTTTCCGGATTCCCCATCAGCCCGACGACCTGCCCGCGCGGGTGGCGGACAAGGCCGAGCTGTCGCGGCTCTGCGCCCGGTGGGACGTACCGCATCCGGAGACCGTGATCCCGGCGAGCGGGGCCGAGGCGGCGGAGGCCGCGTGGCGGCTGGGGCTCCCGGTGATCGCCAAGTGGAGCCGGCCGTGGCTGCTGCCCCAGGGCACGGGCCTGCGCAGCACCACCCTGCTCCACGCCGCCGCCGAGGCGCGCCGGCTGTACGAGCGCTCGGCGGAGGCGGGGAGCCGGCTGCTGCTCCAGCGGTTCCTGCCGGCCGGGCCGGACACCGACTGGTTCTTCCACGGCGCGTTCGCCCGGGGCGGGCGTCCGCTGATCACCGGGTCGGGGCGCAAGGAGCTGTCCTGGCCGGTGCGGACGGGCCTGACGGCGGTCGGGCGGTGGCTGCCGGATCCGGCGGTGGAGGAGGCGGGGCTGCGGCTCGCCGAGCGGCTCGGCTACCAGGGGATCCTGGACCTGGACTTCCGCCGGGACGAGCGCGGCGTCTTCCGCCTGGTGGACTTCAACCCGCGTCCGGGGGCCCAGTTCCGGCTCTTCACCGACGCGGGCGGCCTGGACGTGGTCCAGGCGATGTACCTGGATCTGACGGGCCAGCGGGTCCCGGAACCGTCCGGCGGACCGGGCCGGGTCTTCGTGGCGGAGAACTACGCCCTGCTCGCGGCGGTACGCGGCCGCTCCCTCCCGCGCCGCCCCCCGGCCCCGCCCGCCGGAGGGGGCGCCGGTACGGGCGCCGCGCCGGGGCGGTCCGTACGGACGGCCGCGGCGGCCCCCGCGCGCCGGGGCCGGGAGCGGGGGCGGGTGGAGGCGGCGTGGTTCGCGGCCGACGACCCGATGCCGTTCCTGGCGATGCTCGCCGCCTTCCTGGGGCGGGGTGCGGTCAAGGGCCTGCGGGTGCTGCGCGGGGTCCCCGCGCAGGGCCGCCGGACGGCCCGGGCGGTGGTCCGTGCCCCGCGCCAGCGGGGCCGGGAAGTGCCCCCGCCCGCCGCGGCCGGGACCTCCGGCGCTACCGGCCCCCGGTCCGCACCGCCGGAGGCCCCGGCGGAGCCGGACGAGCTGGTGACGCGGTGA
- a CDS encoding NAD(P)-binding domain-containing protein, with amino-acid sequence MDDLVVVGAGPYGLSIAAHAAGAGLGVRILGRPMASWRDHMPEGMYLKSEPWSSNLSAPDGRYTLAEYCAGRGIAAEHGTPLPIGTFSAYGLWFARHATPPVEEATVTEVTPQGGGFLIRTAEGPPLLARTVALAVGVMPFVRYPEALRELPAAHYSHSSGHRDLTRFAGSEVAVLGAGQAALETAALLAENGARPCLVARRSRLNWNTVPQPLHRPPLRSLRDPHSGLGTGWRSWAWSELPWAVRRLPAPTRERIAATALGPAGAWWLRERFERRVPVLLGHRLQRAVPAGGRTRLGLSSAAGESVVLDTSHVIAATGFTPDLARLELLDAGLRAALATVGESGTPELSAGFESSWPGLFFAGLLTAPSFGPSMRFVHGAGFTAGRLVSGVRKRLGARSPRTGSTGAPRTDRAPTAGHRA; translated from the coding sequence ATGGACGACCTCGTGGTGGTCGGAGCGGGGCCGTACGGGCTGTCGATCGCCGCCCACGCGGCCGGTGCGGGGCTCGGGGTGCGGATCCTCGGACGGCCCATGGCCTCCTGGCGGGACCACATGCCCGAGGGCATGTACCTCAAGTCGGAGCCGTGGTCCTCCAACCTCTCTGCGCCCGACGGGCGTTACACGCTGGCCGAGTACTGCGCGGGCCGCGGGATCGCCGCCGAACACGGAACTCCGCTGCCCATCGGGACGTTCAGCGCGTACGGGCTCTGGTTCGCCCGGCATGCGACACCCCCGGTGGAGGAGGCGACCGTCACCGAAGTCACCCCGCAGGGCGGGGGTTTCCTGATCCGCACCGCCGAGGGGCCGCCGCTGCTCGCCCGGACGGTCGCGCTGGCCGTGGGCGTGATGCCGTTCGTCCGGTATCCCGAGGCGCTACGGGAACTGCCCGCGGCCCACTACTCCCACAGCAGCGGCCACCGCGACCTGACCCGCTTCGCCGGCAGCGAGGTCGCCGTGCTCGGCGCCGGGCAGGCGGCCCTGGAGACCGCGGCCCTGCTCGCGGAGAACGGCGCCCGGCCGTGCCTCGTGGCCCGGCGCTCCCGGCTGAACTGGAACACCGTCCCGCAGCCGCTGCACCGGCCCCCGCTGCGCTCCCTGCGCGATCCGCACAGCGGCCTGGGCACCGGATGGCGCAGCTGGGCCTGGTCGGAGCTGCCCTGGGCGGTGCGCCGGCTGCCCGCGCCCACCCGGGAGCGGATCGCGGCGACCGCACTGGGCCCGGCCGGAGCCTGGTGGCTGCGGGAGCGCTTCGAGCGGCGGGTCCCGGTCCTGCTCGGGCACCGGTTGCAGCGGGCGGTCCCGGCGGGCGGGCGGACCCGGCTCGGGCTGTCCAGCGCCGCCGGGGAGTCCGTCGTCCTGGACACCTCGCACGTGATCGCGGCGACCGGCTTCACCCCGGACCTGGCCCGGCTGGAGCTGCTCGACGCGGGGCTGCGGGCCGCGCTGGCCACCGTAGGGGAGAGCGGGACGCCGGAGCTGAGTGCCGGCTTCGAGTCCTCGTGGCCGGGGCTGTTCTTCGCGGGGCTGCTGACCGCTCCCTCATTCGGCCCTTCCATGCGATTCGTGCACGGTGCCGGCTTCACGGCGGGGAGACTGGTGTCAGGAGTCCGCAAGCGTCTGGGGGCCCGGAGCCCGCGGACGGGTTCCACCGGCGCGCCCCGGACCGACCGGGCTCCGACCGCCGGGCACAGAGCGTGA
- a CDS encoding SpoIIE family protein phosphatase has protein sequence MAAAERRDKRPEGPAGAGSAGSARQPLIGPGERLALNGMGSFEWDLGAGTLAMDEAGMAVFDLEPDDFDGTPDSLGLRIPLDDAARLRDAVQGALDGGEETYGQYFTVQRRDGRDQWTHTQGRVLRDAEGLPVRIVGIVRDATAELAHLTVLRKLESARAQQATIVQRTTEALSRAVTVDDVTATLTGAGALERLGVDGMALGLVEGGHIKIIALSGESLEILSERKFTRLDGTLPLSQAVLSRKARFVTSLAELAGEFPLLADYLSRIQYDAAAYLPLIAQAEAIGGLVLFYRRRTDFSPEERNLCLGLAGIVAQSLQRALLFDQEREFATMLQAAMLPRRIPEIIGGEIAVRYHSAWSGREVGGDWYDVIALPRDRVGIVVGDVQGHDTHAAAIMGQLRIALRAYAGEGHPPSTVLARASRFLAELDTERFATCMYAQVDLETGGVRAVRAGHLGPLIRHTDGRTGWPNVRGGLPLGLATVFEQEEFPETRLDLVPGETLVLCTDGLVEEPGTAITQGMEALAHAVRSGPQEAGALADHLSDRLWERWGSGDDVALLVLRRAPDPGTHRAPRIHQYVHQADPEGLSEARYALRQALRDWGMPELADDVELAAGELLVNALLHTEGGAVLTMEVLPEPVRRIRLWVKDRSSVWPRRRTPGESATTGRGLLLVDALATHWGVESRGDGKAVWCEFSAAGSAARSAP, from the coding sequence GTGGCAGCGGCGGAGCGACGCGACAAGAGACCGGAGGGCCCCGCAGGCGCGGGGAGCGCCGGGAGCGCCCGGCAGCCCCTCATCGGCCCCGGCGAGCGGCTCGCGCTCAACGGCATGGGCAGCTTCGAGTGGGACCTGGGCGCCGGGACCCTGGCCATGGACGAGGCCGGGATGGCGGTCTTCGACCTGGAGCCGGACGATTTCGACGGCACCCCCGACAGCCTGGGGCTGCGGATCCCGCTCGACGACGCCGCGCGGCTCAGGGACGCCGTCCAGGGCGCACTGGACGGCGGGGAGGAGACGTACGGCCAGTACTTCACGGTGCAGCGGCGCGACGGCCGCGACCAGTGGACGCACACCCAGGGCCGGGTCCTGCGGGACGCGGAGGGGCTCCCGGTGCGCATCGTCGGCATCGTCCGGGACGCGACGGCCGAGCTCGCCCACCTCACGGTGCTGCGCAAGCTGGAGTCGGCGCGCGCCCAGCAGGCGACCATCGTGCAGCGGACCACGGAGGCCCTGTCGCGGGCGGTGACGGTCGACGACGTGACGGCCACGCTGACGGGCGCGGGCGCGCTGGAGCGGCTCGGCGTCGACGGGATGGCGCTGGGGCTGGTCGAGGGCGGCCACATCAAGATCATCGCGCTGAGCGGGGAGTCCCTGGAGATCCTCAGCGAGCGCAAGTTCACCCGGCTCGACGGCACGCTGCCGCTGTCGCAGGCGGTGCTCAGCAGGAAGGCACGTTTCGTCACCTCGCTGGCGGAGCTGGCGGGAGAGTTCCCGCTGCTCGCCGACTACCTGAGCCGCATCCAGTACGACGCGGCCGCCTACCTCCCGCTCATCGCGCAGGCCGAGGCCATCGGCGGGCTGGTGCTCTTCTACCGCCGCCGCACCGACTTCAGCCCCGAGGAGCGGAACCTCTGCCTGGGCCTGGCGGGCATCGTCGCCCAGTCGCTCCAGCGGGCGCTCCTCTTCGACCAGGAGCGCGAGTTCGCCACCATGCTGCAGGCGGCCATGCTGCCGCGCCGGATCCCCGAGATCATCGGAGGGGAGATCGCCGTGCGCTACCACTCGGCCTGGAGCGGACGCGAGGTCGGCGGGGACTGGTACGACGTGATCGCGCTCCCCCGGGACCGCGTCGGCATCGTCGTGGGCGACGTACAGGGCCACGACACCCACGCCGCCGCCATCATGGGCCAGCTCCGCATCGCCCTGCGGGCCTACGCGGGCGAGGGCCATCCGCCCTCCACGGTGCTGGCGCGCGCCTCCCGCTTCCTGGCCGAGCTGGACACCGAACGCTTCGCGACCTGCATGTACGCGCAGGTCGACCTGGAGACCGGAGGCGTACGGGCGGTCCGCGCGGGCCACCTCGGACCGCTCATCCGGCACACGGACGGGCGAACGGGCTGGCCCAACGTGCGCGGCGGCCTGCCGCTCGGCCTGGCCACGGTCTTCGAGCAGGAGGAGTTCCCCGAGACCCGGCTCGACCTGGTCCCCGGCGAGACCCTCGTCCTGTGCACCGACGGGCTCGTCGAGGAGCCCGGCACCGCCATCACCCAGGGCATGGAGGCCCTCGCCCACGCGGTCCGCAGCGGCCCCCAGGAGGCCGGGGCGCTCGCCGACCACCTCTCGGACCGGCTGTGGGAGCGCTGGGGCTCCGGCGACGACGTGGCCCTGCTGGTGCTGCGCCGGGCCCCCGACCCGGGCACGCACCGGGCACCGCGCATCCACCAGTACGTCCACCAGGCGGACCCGGAGGGGCTCTCGGAGGCCCGCTACGCCCTGCGGCAGGCGCTGCGCGACTGGGGCATGCCGGAACTCGCCGACGACGTGGAGCTGGCGGCGGGAGAGCTGCTGGTCAACGCCCTGCTGCACACCGAAGGCGGAGCGGTGCTGACGATGGAGGTGCTGCCGGAGCCGGTCCGGCGGATCCGGCTGTGGGTCAAGGACCGCTCCAGTGTGTGGCCGCGCCGGCGCACCCCGGGGGAGTCGGCGACCACGGGGCGGGGGCTGCTGCTGGTGGACGCGCTGGCCACGCACTGGGGGGTGGAGTCCCGGGGCGACGGCAAGGCGGTGTGGTGCGAGTTCTCCGCGGCGGGCAGCGCGGCACGGAGCGCGCCGTGA
- a CDS encoding DUF6299 family protein: MATTGPRMALAALAALGATAVFTAPANAAPYGNDIYVSSEAHIAPDGTIHLSGEYHCTAPSPSGAVQIKATIEQEDVRLSIGGGDARCDGEVHDWSAHGTLRLTPTVHAGEALAKAELQEIRFGGGLLPRSIDTVAQDARPVRVIDHR; this comes from the coding sequence ATGGCCACGACCGGCCCCCGCATGGCCTTGGCCGCACTCGCCGCACTGGGCGCCACGGCGGTATTCACCGCCCCGGCGAATGCCGCGCCCTACGGCAATGACATTTACGTATCTTCGGAAGCCCACATCGCTCCCGACGGCACGATCCACCTTTCCGGTGAGTACCACTGCACCGCCCCGTCACCCTCGGGAGCGGTTCAGATCAAGGCGACCATCGAGCAGGAGGACGTCCGCCTCAGCATCGGCGGCGGCGACGCCCGGTGCGACGGCGAGGTGCACGACTGGTCGGCGCACGGCACGCTCCGGCTCACCCCGACCGTGCACGCCGGCGAGGCACTGGCCAAGGCCGAACTGCAAGAGATCCGCTTCGGCGGCGGACTGCTGCCCCGGTCGATCGACACGGTCGCGCAGGACGCCCGCCCGGTCCGAGTGATCGACCACCGGTAG
- a CDS encoding DUF4352 domain-containing protein: MRQSALATAALLPLLLFGATACSGAPEGAALAPAAVPAVPVDDGVPGVGDDPSAERDGVTRAASKDAHVGDSVRVRGKEVGRHLQVVLAAYVDPAVSVEKNFAPAAGKRWVAASMSFVNVGGASYGALGRMWALDGAGQRHPVVPTGELTTGKPLVFDSLAVGERAEGWVVFEIPENARVVRLQYQDANMMANSGGGFWAV; the protein is encoded by the coding sequence ATGCGTCAGTCCGCTCTTGCCACGGCCGCCCTCCTCCCGCTCCTGCTGTTCGGTGCCACGGCCTGCTCCGGCGCCCCGGAAGGGGCTGCCCTCGCCCCGGCCGCGGTGCCCGCCGTGCCCGTGGACGACGGCGTGCCGGGGGTCGGGGACGATCCCTCGGCGGAGCGGGACGGGGTGACGCGGGCCGCTTCGAAGGACGCCCATGTGGGTGACTCCGTACGGGTCAGGGGCAAGGAGGTGGGCCGTCACCTCCAGGTGGTGCTGGCCGCCTACGTCGATCCGGCGGTCAGCGTCGAGAAGAACTTCGCCCCGGCTGCGGGCAAGCGCTGGGTGGCCGCCTCGATGTCCTTCGTCAACGTGGGCGGTGCCTCGTACGGGGCTCTCGGGCGCATGTGGGCGCTCGACGGCGCGGGGCAGCGCCACCCGGTGGTGCCCACCGGGGAGCTCACGACCGGCAAACCGCTCGTCTTCGATTCGCTCGCGGTCGGTGAGCGGGCCGAAGGATGGGTGGTGTTCGAAATTCCGGAAAACGCGCGCGTCGTGCGGCTCCAGTACCAGGACGCGAACATGATGGCGAATTCCGGAGGTGGTTTCTGGGCGGTCTAG